One genomic window of Arthrobacter sp. KBS0703 includes the following:
- a CDS encoding glycogen debranching N-terminal domain-containing protein: MSVQPGLHRQYCSVAAPTQLWLDADGRLSGGPTFTGLLHGDTRMLCRAAVTVNGMEPEQVSVDPAPGGVLRVRGLIRGIAGHTADPAVELLQTWTVTPGVVRHALRISTSLEEIDVELGFELDADFTDMAGIRPVSYTHLDVYKRHPWRMTPCCAGTTTAGTSPSRPPAARGRAGSCCGAAPRAADGPTRPNGKPCWMTTAAPWWPPRLPRSRFRPTLCLPVRCSRSSKIRWTSWTACALPPASCPTPLHRRRRTVVLHAVRPGLAVGRPHAAAARRRAGGGHARALAEFQGTTSDPEAAEEPGKILHELRSKELVLESEGLRLPPCLLYTSRCV, from the coding sequence ATGAGTGTTCAGCCGGGTCTTCACCGTCAGTACTGTTCAGTTGCCGCTCCTACCCAGCTGTGGCTGGACGCCGACGGCCGGCTCTCCGGAGGCCCCACGTTCACGGGGCTCCTGCACGGCGACACCCGGATGCTCTGCCGGGCGGCCGTCACCGTCAACGGCATGGAGCCGGAGCAGGTGTCGGTGGACCCGGCCCCGGGCGGCGTCCTGCGGGTTCGGGGACTCATCAGGGGGATCGCCGGGCACACGGCGGATCCCGCCGTCGAACTCCTGCAGACCTGGACCGTCACTCCCGGTGTGGTCCGGCACGCGCTGCGGATCAGTACGTCCCTCGAGGAGATCGACGTCGAACTCGGCTTCGAGCTCGACGCAGACTTCACCGACATGGCCGGCATCCGGCCTGTCTCTTATACACATCTAGATGTGTATAAGAGACACCCGTGGCGGATGACGCCGTGCTGCGCTGGCACGACGACGGCCGGAACCTCACCGTCTCGGCCCCCGGCAGCACGGGGCCGGGCCGGCAGCTGCTGTGGCGCGGCACCGCGGGCCGCGGACGGCCCTACGAGGCCGAATGGCAAGCCGTGCTGGATGACCACGGCGGCGCCGTGGTGGCCGCCGCGCCTTCCTCGCTCACGTTTCCGGCCCACGCTGTGCCTTCCGGTCCGCTGCAGTCGCTCCTCGAAAATTCGCTGGACGAGCTGGACGGCCTGCGCCTTGCCACCCGCCAGCTGCCCGACGCCCCTTCATCGCCGCCGGCGCACCGTGGTACTTCACGCTGTTCGGCCGGGACTCGCTGTGGGCCGCCCGCATGCTGCTGCCGCTCGACGCCGCGCTGGCGGCGGGCACGCCCGCGCCCTGGCGGAATTCCAGGGCACCACGTCGGATCCGGAGGCAGCGGAGGAACCCGGCAAGATCCTGCACGAGCTGCGCTCCAAGGAACTCGTACTGGAGAGCGAGGGGCTCCGCCTCCCTCCCTGTCTCTTATACACATCTAGATGTGTATAA
- a CDS encoding amylo-alpha-1,6-glucosidase: MYKRQLLWLCLLSELWHTGKADDAVRALLPNARQAAAWLLSAANPGGAAGSSGFLTYQDPTGHGLSNQGWKDSADAMQFRDGRLADGPIALAEVQAYAYQAALATAELLDATDADAGGSTAGDLRDFAAALQQRFRERFWVEDAAGSFPAMALDGGGVPLDIPGSNMGHLLGTGILSPEEARLVAARLLSPELFTGYGIHTLSNRAAGFWPYSYHCGSVWSHDTAIAIRGLLADGFTAEARTLADGLLTASESFGHRLPELFAGAPASQSGHAVPYPASCHPQAWSSASAVVVAQALGALA; the protein is encoded by the coding sequence GTGTATAAGAGACAGCTTCTGTGGCTGTGCCTTCTGTCCGAGCTGTGGCACACGGGCAAGGCCGACGACGCCGTCCGAGCCCTGCTGCCGAACGCCCGCCAGGCCGCGGCGTGGCTGCTCTCGGCCGCCAACCCCGGCGGAGCGGCGGGAAGCTCCGGTTTCCTGACGTACCAGGACCCCACCGGCCATGGCCTGAGCAACCAGGGCTGGAAGGACTCGGCGGATGCCATGCAGTTCCGCGACGGACGGCTGGCCGACGGACCCATCGCCCTCGCGGAAGTGCAGGCCTACGCCTACCAGGCCGCCCTGGCCACGGCGGAGCTCTTGGACGCCACCGACGCGGACGCAGGGGGCTCCACCGCCGGTGACCTGCGGGACTTCGCCGCCGCCCTGCAGCAGCGGTTCCGCGAGCGCTTCTGGGTGGAAGACGCCGCCGGCAGTTTTCCGGCCATGGCGCTGGACGGCGGCGGCGTGCCGCTGGACATCCCGGGATCCAACATGGGCCACCTCCTCGGCACGGGCATCCTGTCCCCGGAGGAGGCGCGCCTCGTGGCGGCGCGGCTGCTCAGCCCGGAGTTGTTCACCGGTTACGGCATCCACACACTGTCCAACCGGGCGGCCGGCTTCTGGCCCTACAGCTACCACTGCGGCTCGGTGTGGAGCCACGACACCGCCATCGCCATCCGCGGGCTCCTCGCCGACGGTTTCACGGCAGAGGCCCGCACGCTCGCGGACGGGCTGCTGACGGCCTCGGAGTCCTTCGGGCACCGCCTGCCGGAGCTGTTCGCCGGCGCACCCGCGTCCCAATCCGGCCACGCGGTGCCCTACCCGGCATCGTGCCATCCGCAGGCGTGGTCCTCGGCCTCGGCCGTGGTGGTGGCCCAGGCCCTCGGCGCGCTGGCCTGA
- a CDS encoding glycoside hydrolase family 32 protein has protein sequence MNDPQRPFMLDGVWHYYYLYNADHPEGNGTEWYHVTSTDLVHWKDEGVAIEKFKNGLGDIETGSAVVDQDNTAGFGKGAVVAVMTQQDKGIQRQSLYYSTDKGYTFKPYDRNPVMDNPGKEHWRDPKIIRDEARGQWVMALAEGGKIGLYTSRDLKDWRYASGFERKGLGILECPDLFQLDVDGDPAKRTWVLAASANGSGEGRTTGVAYWTGTWDGTTFTPADGKHQWLDAGSDFYAAVTWDDPRLPDNQRTASRHAIGWMNNWTYARQLPTTDWQGGADSIVRDIRLKTVQGRPSLVSAPTGAMATLEGAATTAGSRPVTPGGAGDLPVPGSGAYRLDVTLERTQADDGTEALLKLGSGSADFATIGYNFAEGTASLSRAAVVPGAEALGPVFMDRRTAHSPPRGSTAAGRGSVELTVFVDYSSVEVFVNGGEQTLTSLVFPREGQHTLKIATTGGNVTLKSFKYTPLATAR, from the coding sequence ATGAACGATCCACAGCGGCCGTTCATGCTGGACGGGGTGTGGCACTACTACTACCTTTACAACGCCGACCACCCGGAGGGTAACGGCACCGAGTGGTACCACGTCACCAGCACCGATCTGGTGCACTGGAAGGACGAGGGCGTGGCCATCGAGAAGTTCAAGAACGGCCTGGGCGACATCGAAACAGGCAGCGCCGTGGTGGACCAGGACAACACGGCAGGGTTCGGCAAAGGCGCAGTGGTGGCGGTGATGACGCAGCAGGACAAGGGCATTCAGCGCCAGTCCCTGTATTACTCCACGGACAAGGGCTACACGTTCAAGCCGTATGACCGGAATCCCGTGATGGACAACCCGGGCAAGGAACACTGGCGCGACCCGAAAATCATCCGCGACGAGGCCAGGGGCCAGTGGGTCATGGCCCTGGCCGAAGGCGGGAAAATCGGCCTGTACACCTCGCGCGACCTGAAGGACTGGCGCTACGCCTCCGGCTTTGAGCGCAAGGGCCTGGGCATCCTCGAATGCCCGGATCTTTTCCAGCTGGACGTCGACGGCGACCCCGCCAAGCGCACCTGGGTCCTGGCCGCGAGCGCCAACGGATCCGGCGAGGGGCGGACCACGGGCGTGGCGTACTGGACCGGAACCTGGGACGGGACCACGTTCACGCCGGCTGACGGGAAGCATCAGTGGCTCGACGCCGGATCCGACTTCTACGCTGCCGTCACCTGGGATGATCCCCGCCTTCCGGACAACCAACGGACGGCCTCCCGGCACGCCATCGGCTGGATGAACAACTGGACGTACGCCCGCCAGCTGCCGACCACCGACTGGCAGGGCGGCGCCGACTCGATCGTGCGGGACATCCGCCTCAAGACCGTCCAGGGCAGACCCTCCCTCGTGTCCGCGCCTACCGGCGCCATGGCAACCCTGGAAGGCGCCGCCACGACAGCGGGCAGCAGGCCCGTCACTCCCGGCGGCGCAGGGGACCTTCCCGTCCCCGGCAGCGGTGCCTACCGGCTGGACGTCACCCTCGAAAGGACGCAGGCCGACGACGGCACGGAGGCACTCCTGAAGCTGGGCAGCGGCTCGGCGGACTTCGCCACGATCGGGTACAACTTCGCGGAGGGCACGGCGTCGCTGTCCAGGGCCGCGGTGGTGCCCGGTGCGGAGGCGCTGGGCCCGGTCTTCATGGACCGGAGAACCGCCCACAGTCCGCCCCGCGGCTCAACCGCCGCCGGCCGGGGGAGCGTGGAGCTGACCGTGTTCGTGGACTATTCCTCGGTTGAGGTGTTCGTCAACGGCGGCGAGCAGACCCTGACCTCCTTGGTGTTCCCCCGGGAGGGACAGCACACGCTCAAGATTGCCACCACCGGTGGCAACGTCACCCTGAAGTCCTTCAAGTACACGCCGCTGGCCACCGCCAGGTAG
- a CDS encoding YdeI family protein has product MAVELDELLVKDAAEWRTWLEQHHDTSPGVWLVLHKKGGSTTELDYEAALNEALCFGWIDGQGRRRDDDSSFQRMTRRGPKSVWSARNVDRIEKLEAAGRMTAAGRTAVEAAKADGRWEAAYSGQATAEVPADLAAAIAAVPEAQAMFDVLTSVNRYALIYRTNSVKQASTRERKIAGFVEMLARGETPYPQKKRPADRAGA; this is encoded by the coding sequence ATGGCTGTTGAACTCGACGAACTCCTGGTCAAGGATGCTGCTGAATGGCGCACGTGGCTCGAACAGCACCATGACACCAGTCCGGGCGTGTGGCTGGTGCTGCACAAGAAGGGCGGCAGCACCACGGAACTGGACTACGAAGCTGCCCTCAATGAAGCACTCTGCTTCGGCTGGATCGACGGTCAGGGCAGGCGGCGCGACGACGACAGCTCGTTCCAGCGGATGACGCGCCGCGGGCCAAAGAGCGTCTGGTCCGCACGGAACGTGGACCGCATCGAGAAACTCGAAGCCGCGGGCAGGATGACCGCGGCGGGCCGGACCGCCGTCGAAGCCGCCAAGGCGGACGGCCGCTGGGAAGCCGCGTATTCGGGGCAGGCGACGGCGGAAGTCCCGGCCGATCTTGCCGCCGCGATTGCGGCCGTCCCGGAGGCCCAGGCCATGTTCGACGTCCTGACGTCCGTCAACCGCTACGCCCTGATCTACCGCACCAACTCGGTGAAGCAGGCATCCACCCGGGAACGCAAAATTGCGGGCTTCGTGGAGATGCTGGCGCGGGGCGAGACGCCGTATCCGCAGAAGAAACGCCCTGCGGACCGGGCGGGGGCCTGA
- a CDS encoding VOC family protein yields MLRARPVHFTSRMEPWERLLTDLGMVKTLDDDSWKEFDAWSGRLALQHTPAGTAEDGITSFGVEVGDPEEFARRTNLAGAETGTTPAELVPPDIGDSCRITGVDGFSFLADKAAHNVQCAGADPALKVVAVWFTEDAAAAAGTLRSIGARFRPVPDDDETADFTAKNGGVLMVRPGSGPARSGFGFEYDGDLDALRERLTAAGHQVTMTEEAFGRTLHVDNPDAAGNAAPGSHVPPTLWVSARRPV; encoded by the coding sequence ATGCTGCGTGCCCGCCCCGTTCATTTCACCTCCCGGATGGAACCGTGGGAGCGGCTCCTCACGGACCTGGGCATGGTCAAGACCTTGGACGACGACTCCTGGAAAGAGTTCGACGCCTGGTCAGGCCGGCTGGCGCTCCAGCACACCCCGGCCGGCACCGCGGAGGACGGCATCACCTCCTTCGGGGTGGAAGTGGGCGACCCCGAGGAGTTCGCCCGGCGCACCAACCTGGCGGGCGCGGAAACGGGGACCACGCCTGCCGAGCTCGTACCGCCGGACATCGGCGATTCCTGCCGGATCACCGGGGTGGACGGCTTCAGCTTCCTGGCGGACAAGGCCGCCCACAACGTCCAGTGTGCCGGCGCCGACCCGGCGCTGAAGGTGGTGGCGGTCTGGTTCACCGAGGATGCCGCGGCGGCGGCCGGTACGCTGCGGAGCATCGGCGCCCGGTTCCGCCCCGTGCCCGACGACGACGAAACGGCCGACTTCACCGCCAAGAACGGCGGGGTGCTGATGGTGCGTCCGGGTTCCGGACCGGCGCGGTCCGGCTTCGGTTTTGAGTACGACGGCGATCTGGACGCCTTGCGTGAGCGGCTCACCGCCGCAGGGCACCAGGTCACGATGACGGAGGAGGCGTTCGGACGCACCCTTCACGTGGACAATCCGGATGCGGCCGGAAATGCCGCCCCCGGTTCCCACGTGCCGCCCACGCTGTGGGTGTCAGCCAGGCGTCCGGTGTAG
- a CDS encoding NUDIX hydrolase family protein: MNVRTPDPNPGWLSDEDLFEARGRLPMVYVEAVPVRLDPLGFVNEVGTLLQADEDGTMVRSLVSGRVLYRETIRAALLRHMEKDLGPLAFPQLPVSPVPFTVAEYFPAPSHTGFTDDRQHAVSLAYIIPVTGECEPRQDALELTWMTPQEVLSEGVQLEFSGGRGALVRQALAYAGVGS; the protein is encoded by the coding sequence ATGAACGTGCGCACCCCCGACCCCAATCCCGGCTGGCTGTCCGACGAAGACCTGTTCGAGGCCCGCGGAAGGCTTCCCATGGTCTATGTGGAAGCCGTGCCGGTCCGGCTCGATCCGCTCGGGTTTGTGAATGAGGTGGGCACGCTCCTCCAGGCGGACGAGGACGGCACCATGGTCCGGTCCCTGGTCTCCGGCCGCGTGCTCTACCGCGAGACCATCCGCGCGGCCCTGCTGCGCCACATGGAGAAGGACCTCGGCCCGCTGGCCTTCCCGCAGCTGCCCGTGAGCCCCGTGCCGTTCACCGTTGCCGAATACTTTCCCGCGCCGTCGCACACCGGTTTCACCGACGACCGCCAGCACGCGGTTTCGCTGGCCTACATCATCCCTGTGACCGGCGAATGCGAGCCGCGCCAGGACGCCCTGGAGCTGACTTGGATGACCCCGCAGGAAGTGCTCAGCGAGGGTGTCCAGCTGGAATTCAGCGGCGGCCGCGGGGCGCTGGTCCGGCAGGCCCTGGCTTACGCCGGCGTAGGCAGCTGA